Below is a window of Lacrimispora xylanolytica DNA.
GACTCCCATTTCTTCTGCAAAAGGGGGCGGCCCAGCCAATTACTATTCCTTACCAGGATTTGTTGGTTCCATCGGGTTTATCAGTGCCATGTCTCATAAATTCTGTAACGAATGCAACCGGATTCGACTGACCGCGGACGGGTATTTAAAGACCTGCCTTCAATATGAAAAAGGCTGGGATTTAAAATCCATATTAAGACGAGAAACCAGTGATGTTACCTTAGAACGGGCCATTGCACTTGGTATTTATGGAAAGCCGGATGGACACAGCTTTCATACTCCCCAGTACCCGGAGTACTATGAGCAGGAGTATATGTCCCAGATTGGCGGATAAGGAAAAGGAAGTCTCAAAGCAATTAATAATTATAAAAGGATAGGATGGAACAAACGATGAAAGATGTACGAATGATATTATTAAGTCTTATGGCATGTATCTTATTAATGGGATGCAACACTGTCAAAACCTCAGAAACAACAGCGCAGACCCAGCCTGTAACAACCACTGCAGCAGGTAAGAGTAATGAGGCAGTCCCGGTAAAAGGTAAAATTATCCTATCCACGACCACAAGTACCCAGGACTCCGGGCTTTTAGATGTGATTCTTCCTGATTTTACAAAAAAGACAGGCTGGGAAGTGGATACTGTAGCGGTTGGCACCGGGGAAGCATTAAAAATGGGAGAAAGCGGTGAGGCAGATGTTCTTCTTGTTCATGCCAAGGCCAAAGAAGAGGAATTCATCAAAGCTGGGTATGGTGTAAAACGATACGATGTCATGTATAATGATTTTGTGGTGGTAGGACGAACTGGAAAGATAGAGCCTAATGAAGACGTTAAGACAACGTTCCAGGCTATTTTCGACAATCAGTATCCCTTTGTTTCCAGAGGAGATGATTCGGGTACCAATACAAAAGAGCTTTCTATTTGGAAATCCTTAAATCTTACACCCGATCAGAATCCCAATTATCTAAGCTCTGGTCAGGGAATGGGAGCGACGCTTCTCATGGCAGATGAAAAAGGTGCCTATACCTTATCTGACCGTGCCACCTGGCTGACTACCAAAGAGAAAACTTCCATGGATATCATCTGTGAAAAGGATACCCAGCTTCTTAATTATTATGGAGTCATTGCGGTAAATCCTAAGCAGAATTCCAAGATCA
It encodes the following:
- a CDS encoding substrate-binding domain-containing protein yields the protein MKDVRMILLSLMACILLMGCNTVKTSETTAQTQPVTTTAAGKSNEAVPVKGKIILSTTTSTQDSGLLDVILPDFTKKTGWEVDTVAVGTGEALKMGESGEADVLLVHAKAKEEEFIKAGYGVKRYDVMYNDFVVVGRTGKIEPNEDVKTTFQAIFDNQYPFVSRGDDSGTNTKELSIWKSLNLTPDQNPNYLSSGQGMGATLLMADEKGAYTLSDRATWLTTKEKTSMDIICEKDTQLLNYYGVIAVNPKQNSKINEEGAKDFVDWILSEDTQKLIGSYGMDEYGQSLFTPNAGANE